The Petropleomorpha daqingensis genome includes a window with the following:
- a CDS encoding rhamnulokinase, whose amino-acid sequence MTGTTFAAVDLGASSGRVMAARVGPDRLDLHEVHRFPNRPVRVGGTLHWDVLALHGGILEGLRAAGRDAGRLAGVGIDSWGVDTGRLDADGVLLGNPVHYRDARHETAVPAVHAVVPPDELYRTTGLQHLPFNTIFQLAAARGTAQLEAARTLLLIPDLLGYWLTGAVGAELTNASTTGLLDATSRQWAWELVDELGLPRGLFPPLRGPGERIGELTAEVLAETGLAGPVPVTAVASHDTASAVVGVPASTDRFAYISCGTWSLVGVELDEPVLTEQSRRAGFTNELGVDGTVRYLHNVMGLWLLQESQRTWASSGLTADLPDLLAAAAQVPVFTALVDADDPRFLPPGDMPARIAQVCAETGQVPPQSVPATVRCILDSLALAYRRTVRRAAELSGREVEVVHLVGGGARNALLCQLTADACGVPVLAGPVEAAALGNALVQARAAGVLAGGLAELRSLLCATQEVRTYRPTPGSGPGWDAAEARLGGSRA is encoded by the coding sequence GTGACCGGCACGACCTTCGCGGCCGTCGACCTGGGCGCCTCCAGCGGCCGGGTCATGGCCGCGCGGGTCGGCCCGGACCGCCTCGACCTGCACGAGGTGCACCGGTTCCCCAACCGGCCGGTCCGCGTCGGCGGCACGCTGCACTGGGACGTCCTGGCCCTGCACGGCGGCATCCTCGAGGGGCTGCGCGCCGCGGGCCGGGACGCCGGCCGGCTCGCCGGGGTGGGCATCGACAGCTGGGGGGTGGACACCGGCCGGCTCGACGCCGACGGCGTGCTGCTCGGCAACCCGGTGCACTACCGCGACGCCCGGCACGAGACGGCGGTACCGGCGGTGCACGCCGTCGTCCCGCCGGACGAGCTGTACCGGACCACCGGACTGCAGCACCTGCCGTTCAACACGATCTTCCAGCTGGCCGCCGCACGGGGGACGGCCCAGCTGGAGGCCGCGCGCACGCTCCTGCTGATCCCCGACCTGCTCGGCTACTGGCTGACCGGTGCGGTCGGCGCGGAGCTCACCAACGCCTCGACCACCGGGCTGCTCGACGCGACCAGCCGGCAGTGGGCGTGGGAGCTCGTCGACGAGCTCGGCCTGCCGCGCGGCCTCTTCCCGCCGCTGCGCGGGCCGGGAGAGCGGATCGGCGAGCTCACCGCTGAGGTGCTGGCGGAGACCGGCCTGGCCGGGCCAGTCCCCGTCACCGCGGTCGCCTCGCACGACACCGCCTCGGCGGTCGTGGGCGTGCCCGCGTCCACCGACCGGTTCGCCTACATCTCCTGCGGCACCTGGTCGCTGGTCGGCGTCGAGCTGGACGAGCCGGTGCTGACCGAGCAGAGCCGGCGGGCCGGGTTCACCAACGAACTGGGCGTGGACGGAACGGTCCGCTACCTGCACAACGTCATGGGCCTGTGGCTGCTCCAGGAGTCGCAGCGCACCTGGGCTTCATCCGGGCTCACCGCCGACCTGCCCGATCTGCTCGCCGCTGCGGCGCAGGTGCCGGTGTTCACGGCGCTGGTCGACGCCGACGACCCCCGCTTCCTGCCGCCGGGTGACATGCCGGCCCGGATCGCGCAGGTCTGCGCGGAGACCGGGCAGGTCCCGCCGCAGAGCGTGCCCGCGACGGTCCGGTGCATCCTCGACAGCCTCGCGCTGGCCTACCGGCGCACCGTCCGCCGCGCCGCGGAGCTCTCCGGCCGCGAGGTCGAGGTCGTGCACCTGGTCGGCGGGGGAGCGCGCAACGCCCTGCTCTGCCAGCTGACCGCCGACGCCTGCGGTGTCCCCGTGCTCGCCGGGCCGGTCGAGGCAGCCGCACTGGGCAACGCGCTGGTGCAGGCCCGGGCCGCCGGGGTGCTCGCCGGCGGACTGGCCGAGCTTCGGTCGTTGCTGTGCGCGACGCAGGAGGTGCGCACGTACCGCCCGACGCCGGGCAGCGGTCCCGGGTGGGACGCCGCCGAGGCGCGGCTCGGGGGTTCCCGGGCCTAG
- a CDS encoding bifunctional aldolase/short-chain dehydrogenase, whose protein sequence is MTNPVVSELIGRSNRLGADPRNTNYAGGNTSAKGTETDPVTGTPVELVWVKGSGGDLGTLTESGLAVLRLDRLRSLVDVYPGVEREDEMVAAFDYCLHGRGGAAPSIDTAMHGLVTAPHVDHLHPDSGIALATAEDGEQLTRECFGERVVWVPWRRPGFQLGLDIAAIAEKNPQAIGCILGGHGITAWGQTSEECEANSLEIIRTAERFLAERGKAEPFGAPLPGFEPLAPAERRIRAAALAPVIRGLAGTDKPQVGHFTDADVVLEFLAASEHPRLAALGTSCPDHFLRTKVRPLVLDLPPTAPLDEAVARLHALHEEYRAEYAAYYERHATPDSPAMRGADPAIVLVPGVGMFSFGKDKQTARVAGEFYVNAINVMRGAEAVSTYAPIDEAEKFRIEYWALEEAKLQRMPKPKPLATRVALVTGAASGIGKAIAQRLAREGACVVVADLDLHKARDAAAEIGGTDVAVGVAADVSDAEAVAAAFREAVLAFGGVDLVVNNAGLSISKPLLETTEADWDLQHDVMAKGSFLVSREAARIMIEQGLGGDIVYISSKNSVFAGTSNIAYSSTKADQAHQVRLLAAELGEHQIRVNGINPDGVVRGSGIFAGGWGAQRAAVYGVPEEELGQYYAQRTLLKREVLPEHVADAVLALTGGELTRTTGLHIPVDSGVAAAFLR, encoded by the coding sequence GTGACGAACCCCGTGGTCAGTGAGCTGATCGGCCGGTCCAACCGGCTCGGCGCCGACCCGCGCAACACCAACTACGCCGGCGGCAACACCTCCGCCAAGGGCACCGAGACCGACCCGGTCACCGGCACGCCGGTCGAGCTGGTCTGGGTCAAGGGCTCCGGCGGCGACCTCGGCACGCTGACGGAGAGCGGCCTGGCCGTCCTGCGGCTGGACCGGCTGCGCTCCCTCGTCGACGTCTACCCCGGCGTCGAGCGCGAGGACGAGATGGTCGCCGCGTTCGACTACTGCCTGCACGGCCGCGGCGGCGCCGCCCCGTCGATCGACACCGCGATGCACGGCCTGGTGACCGCGCCGCACGTCGACCACCTGCACCCCGACTCCGGCATCGCCCTGGCCACGGCCGAGGACGGCGAGCAGCTCACCCGCGAGTGCTTCGGCGAACGCGTCGTCTGGGTGCCGTGGCGCCGTCCCGGCTTCCAGCTGGGCCTGGACATCGCCGCGATCGCCGAGAAGAACCCGCAGGCGATCGGCTGCATCCTGGGCGGCCACGGCATCACCGCGTGGGGGCAGACCAGCGAGGAGTGCGAGGCCAACAGCCTCGAGATCATCCGGACGGCGGAGCGGTTCCTCGCCGAGCGCGGGAAGGCCGAACCCTTCGGCGCCCCGCTGCCCGGGTTCGAGCCGCTGGCGCCGGCCGAGCGCCGGATCCGCGCGGCCGCCCTGGCGCCGGTGATCCGCGGGCTGGCCGGCACCGACAAGCCGCAGGTCGGCCACTTCACCGACGCCGACGTCGTCCTGGAGTTCCTGGCCGCGAGCGAGCACCCGCGGCTGGCGGCGCTGGGCACGTCCTGCCCCGACCACTTCCTGCGCACGAAGGTGCGCCCGCTGGTCCTCGACCTGCCGCCCACGGCGCCGCTCGACGAGGCCGTGGCCCGGCTGCACGCTCTGCACGAGGAGTACCGCGCCGAGTACGCCGCCTACTACGAGCGGCACGCCACCCCGGACTCCCCCGCGATGCGCGGTGCGGACCCGGCGATCGTCCTGGTGCCCGGGGTCGGCATGTTCAGCTTCGGCAAGGACAAGCAGACCGCCCGTGTGGCCGGCGAGTTCTACGTCAACGCCATCAACGTCATGCGCGGCGCCGAGGCGGTCAGCACCTACGCGCCGATCGACGAGGCCGAGAAGTTCCGCATCGAGTACTGGGCGCTCGAGGAGGCCAAGCTCCAGCGGATGCCGAAGCCGAAGCCGCTGGCCACCCGCGTCGCCCTGGTCACCGGCGCGGCGAGCGGGATCGGCAAGGCCATCGCGCAGCGGCTGGCCCGCGAGGGCGCCTGCGTCGTCGTCGCCGACCTCGACCTGCACAAGGCCCGGGACGCCGCCGCCGAGATCGGTGGCACCGACGTCGCCGTCGGCGTGGCGGCCGACGTGAGCGACGCCGAGGCGGTGGCCGCGGCCTTCCGCGAGGCGGTGCTCGCCTTCGGCGGCGTCGACCTGGTGGTCAACAACGCCGGCCTGTCGATCTCCAAGCCCCTGCTGGAGACGACGGAGGCCGACTGGGACCTGCAGCACGACGTCATGGCCAAGGGCAGCTTCCTGGTCTCCCGCGAGGCGGCCCGGATCATGATCGAGCAGGGTCTCGGCGGCGACATCGTCTACATCTCCAGCAAGAACTCCGTCTTCGCCGGGACGAGCAACATCGCGTACTCCTCGACCAAGGCCGACCAGGCGCACCAGGTGCGGCTGCTGGCCGCCGAGCTCGGCGAGCACCAGATCCGGGTCAACGGCATCAACCCCGACGGCGTCGTCCGCGGGTCGGGGATCTTCGCCGGCGGCTGGGGCGCCCAGCGCGCCGCGGTCTACGGCGTCCCCGAGGAGGAGCTCGGCCAGTACTACGCCCAGCGCACCCTGCTCAAGCGCGAGGTGCTGCCCGAGCACGTGGCCGACGCCGTCCTCGCCCTCACCGGCGGGGAGCTCACCCGGACGACGGGTCTGCACATCCCGGTGGACTCCGGCGTCGCGGCGGCGTTCCTGCGGTGA